From the genome of Pelosinus fermentans DSM 17108:
ATCACAAACATCACCCATCTTAATCTTCCCAATTTCCTCTTCAAGACGTCCTTTTAATTTACTCCAAAGACTTTCGGGAATATAAGCACGAGATGCTGCTGAGCATTTTTGCCCTTGGTATTCAAAAGCTCCTAAAACTATGGCGCATGCAAGAGATTCAATATCTGCGGATTCATGAGCAAAGATAAAATCCTTTCCTCCTGTCTCACCTACAAGACGAGGGTACGTGACATATTTATTAAGGTTTTCACCGACTTGCTTCCAGATCCCGTTAAATACATTTGTAGAACCCGTAAAGTGGACGCCCGCCATTTTGGGGTGACTAATAACGACGTTGCCAAAGTCTACCCCTCTAGATGGTACAAAGTTGATAACACCTGCAGGTAAACCCGCTTCCATAAGAATTTGCATAATGTAATAGTTAGATAACACCGCCGTAGAGGATGGCTTCCACAAGACCGTATTGCCAACCATAGCTGGAGCTGTAGAAAGATTTCCACCGATAGAGGTGAAATTGAAAGGAGTGATTGCTGCCACAAAGCCATCCAATGCACGATATTCTACACGATTCCATACTCCATCTGTACTGTTAGGCTGCTGCTTATAAATTTCCTGTACATAGTAGGGATTAAAGCGAAGAAAATCGGCCAATTCGCAGATAATATCAATTTCTGACTGATAAGCATTTTTACTTTGTACAAGCATGCAAGATGCTGCTATCTTCGCTCTATATTTTCCTGTCAATAAATCCGCTGCTTTTAAGAAAATCGTAGCGCGATGTTCCCATGGCATGTTTTCCCATTCTTCTTTTGCCCCTTCAGCAGCTTCAATTGCCATGAGCAGCTCTTTTTCACCGGCTATACAATATTCACCAAGCTCTTTTTTATGGTCATGAGGGCAAATCATTTTTTCTTTATTTTCGGAACGAACTTCTTTTCCAGCAATAATCATTGGTATTTCAATAGGGTTTGCCAATTGTCTTTCAAGCTCCGCCTTTAAAGCTTCCCGTTCAGGAGATCCCGGCATATACGTTTTTACAGGCTCATTTTTGGGAAGCGAGACTTGGAAATAAGCATTATTCATCTTTAATATTCCTCCTTGGCTATTTTGATCATTACGTTGACTATTAATTAAGAAGTATATACCTCATAATTATTTATCTAAATCTTACTTCAAAAATAGCGCTAGGTATATTCAGAATATCTTATAGATTGCATTAGTATTTTAAATACTTGCCGCTAAGATGATCCCTCTTGTATCATGCCAATCATTTCTTTAATCAAATCCCTCGCTAATAATGCATTCATTAGGTGATCTTGCGCATGGGCTACTAACAAGTTCATTTCTTGCTTTTCACCTTTTGCTTCCGTTTGCAATAGATTCGTTTGCAAGGTATGTGCTTTTTGTAATTCTTTAGTTGACTCTTTGAGGCATTCAAAAGCCTCTTTATGTTTTCCGCTTCGCGCAAAGCTTAGAGCCTCGAAACAATAGCTGCGTGCATTTCCTGCATGTAAGATAAGAGTGAAAGCAATGTGTTCCATTTCCACGCTGCACCTCCCATATTTGGTTATACCGAGAATCTAATTAAGAATATCATCTTGGTTTACTCAGAAAAATTAACCTCATTATCCTTATTTCGCGGCATTCCCATATGTACTTTATACCAAGCTGCATACATGGTCGGCAATACTAACAGCGTTAATATGGTAGCAACAAATAATCCAGCAGCAATCGCCACTGCCATTGGTCCCCAAAATACGCTGGAGAATAAGGGAATCATTGCTAAGATTGCCGCAGCTGCCGTTAATAAGATAGGACGGCAGCGAATGACTGTCGCATCAATCACTGCATCCCACAGGGATTCTCCATTTGAAACCAATTGTTCAATCTGGTCTATTAAGATTACTGAATTACGCATAATAATCCCGGATAAGGACAAAATCCCCAGCTGAACAACAAAACCGATTGGATGTCCCGTAAGTAAAAGCCCCAAAACTACACCAATGATGCCAAGAGGTGCTGTTAATAATGTCAGTATCATTTTAGGTATATTTTGCAGCTGAATCATCAATAGAATCATGATTGCTCCCACCATCATAGGCACAGGTTCAGAAATGAATTTAGCCGCTTTTATACTATCCTCTAAAGCTCCATCTACTTCAATGGTGTAACCAAAAGGTAAATCAGCACGTAACTCTTTAAGAGTATCATAAACCTCTTGCGTAACGTCATTTCCCATAAATCCTGGGTTTACTTCTGCCTGCACGATAACCATAGACTTCAACCCCCGCCTCCAGAAGAGTCCATCTTCTGCATCATAACTTATTTTTGCTATTTGATCCACAGGGATATATCTTCCGTTACCAATATGAACATTTAGGTCTTTAATTCGAGAAATGTCATTTCTATCTTGTGGTGCACCTTTAAATACCATACTGATGGTTCTATCCTCCACACGAAAATCTGCAATGGATGCGCCAGATAATTGTGTTTGCAGCGAAGACGCTAATGACTGTGTATCCACTCCAAGTTTTCTTGCCTTATCCTGATCAATCTCAAAGTGTATCACTTTACTTTTCTCATCCCAGTTAAAGTTAATATTCCTTACACCTGGATGGGCTGCCATGGTATCCCGCATTTTCTGGGCGATTACTCTGACTTTTTCAGGATCATAACCTCGAACTCGTATCATAACAGGATAATCTGCCGAAGGACCGTTGGCAATCACTTTCATATGTCCCCGTACGTTAGTCATCTTTTCATTTAATATAGTATTGACTTTCTGGGATAATGCCTCGCGAGCCTTAGCATCTTTAGCAACAATAATGAACTCCGCAAAATTTGTTTTATTAAAAGTAGGTTCAAAGCTTAAGACAAAACGAGGAGCGCCTTCACCTACATGATATGTATAGTAGTCAATAGCAGGATCACCCTCTATGCGCTTGGCAAATTCTTCAGCAATTTCTTCCGTAGCTTTCAAAGAAGCTCCTTCCTGCAGCTTCATTTGAACAATTAGCTCTGGTCTGGTAGATGCAGGAAAGAACTCCTGTTTAATCAGACTCATTGCTAATACAGCACCAAGAAAGCACGCCACGGTTCCTAATAATACTTGTTTTTTATGATTTAAACACCAAATTAGAATTCTTTTAAAGTATCGATAAAATTTAGTATCATAAATATTGTGTTCCTTTCCTTCAGCACCAGCTGATTCCATCTTAATGAACAGATAACCTAATAAAGGTGTTACTGTGCCGGCAGCAACCCAAGATAATAATAATGCCAATACCACTACTGTGAAAATACTGCCGCAATACTCAGCGGCACTTCCTCTTGCAAAACCAACAGGAACAAAACCGGCACAAGTAACCAGGGCACCTGTTAACCGTGGATAGGCTGTTGCAGTATAAGCATAGCAAGCGGCATTAAACCTTGTCCAGCCTTGCTCTAATTTTACAGACATCATTTCAATCGTGATGATGGCATCATCAACTAAGAGTCCCAAAGCAATAATGAGAGCACCTAGGGATATTTTCTGCAGATCAATCCCCATAAAATTCATAAAGGTAAAAACGGCTGCAATCACTAAGGGAATACAAAGAGCTACGATGACACCTGAACGCACTCCCAGGCTAAGAAAGCTGACAATTAATACAATAGCCACTGCTTCTCCTAAGGATTTTACAAATTCATCAATGGATGTTTCTACAATCTTCGGCTGATTCACGGTCTGATTTAGCTCTAACCCCACTGGCAGCTCTTTTTTGATTTGTTCAATGGCATTTTCTAAATTCTTGCCTAGGGTCAGTATATTCCCTCCCGGCTCCATAGCCAAAGAAATTCCAATAGCAGGCTGTCCGTTATAAAACATTTTAGGATCAGAAGGTTCAGCATAACTGCGGCTGATTTTGGCTATATCCCCTAAGCGAAACGTACTGCCATTAGCTTGAATCGGTACATTGCGAATGGCCTCCACATCTTCAAACATTCCTGTAACGCGTAAATAAACATTGTCGGAAGCTGTTTCAAACATTCCTGAAGCAGTCATAGCATTTTGTGTTTGGAGCGTAGAGGCGATGATACTTGGATCAATTCCCAATTGAGACAGTTTGTTATTTTCTATCTCAATATATATTTTTTCGGTTTGCACTCCAAGGAGTACAATCTTTTTTACGCTAGGAATATCTAGGAGCAGACGGCGAATCCTTTCTGCCTTTTGCCGCATTTCCTCATAGGTATAGCCATCACCTGTAAGAGTATAGACTACACCATATACTTCATCAAATCGATCATTAAAATTGGGAGCCAAAGCACCTTCAGGAAGGGTGCTTTTCATATCATTTATCATATTACGAGCTTCCAGCCATGTGGACCGGACATCTTTCTTGAGAACCGTATCTTTTAAAAATACGTAAGTAATGGTTTGCCCCGGAGTAGAATAGCTTTTTACATAGTCAAGGCCAGGCAAATCCTGCAGTTTTTTTTCAATTTTATCAGTGACCTGCTCTTCCATCTGACGAGCAGTAGCTCCTGGCCAGGAAACCTGAACAATCATTTGTTTTATCGTAAAATCAGGATCTTCCATACGTCCCAGTTTATTATAGGAGACTACTCCCATAATAAAGAATAACACAATAAAAAAATAGATAAATTGCTTATGATTTAAAGACCATTCAGTAAGATTAAAATTCTTCATAACGTATCACCGCTAATACGAACCTTTTGCCCTTCTTTTAATTTATGCACTCCTGCTGTAATAATCACATCTCCATTTTGGAGTCCTTCTAGTACTTGGACCTTTCCGTCACCAAAGGCACCAATTTTAATGTGACGCAACGTTACACTTTCATTATGTAGCACCCAAACTCCAGGAACATCGCTATTTTGATAAATTGCGGTTAGAGGAATATAGACTGCGGCTTGCTGATTCCCTCCATTAGCTGCCGTTACCGTAGACGTCATCCCCAATTTTACTTCTTGAGGAGGATTCAGCAGACTTACCCGGACTTTATAGGTACGAGATACGGCATCAGCCATAGGAGCAATCTCTCTAACAGCAGCGTCGACACTAACGGCAGGCAATGCCCAAAAAGAAACGTTAAGCTGCCCCATGTTACGAAATTCATCAATACGATTTTCAGGAACACTAATTTCAACTTCCCGCTCTCCATCCTGTACGATAGTAACTACAGATTGTCCTGCTGCAACAACCTGCCCTGCTTCGGCTGTTATGCTGGATATAACGCCTGCTTTATCAGCATATAAAACACTATAATCTAATTGATTAGATCCTTGAGCATATTGGGCCGAAGCCTGACGCAGGCTTGCAGCAGCCACATCATAGGCACTTTTGTATTGATCAAGTTGAGCTGCACTAATCGCTCCCCCTTCGTATAACTTTTGGTAGCGATTGAGATTATTTTCCGCCAGCTTTACCTGAGACTCAGCGGAATAGACTTGCGCTGCATTACTATTGACCGTTTGCTTAACATCTTTGGCGTCTATTTCCATAAGCACATCTCCAGCATTTACAACACTGCCTAGCTGCACATGCCGTTTTATTATTTTCCCGCCAACTTGAAAAGCCAGCTGACTTTCAAAACGCCCCTTAACTTCACCGGAATAAATATAATTTTGAGCCGCACCCGCATTCTCGACAACTGCAGTACGAACCAAGGCCACCTCTTCCATAACTACAGCTGATTTAGAATGTCCTTTGATCATAATTCCCGCTGCTACAGCTGCCAAAACCACACCTGCAGCCAGACCATAATATAGTTTCTTCTTACTGAACTTCTGCATCTTTCCACTCCTTTATATAAATACAACTAATGTTAAATATTATTTTAAATTAAACATTTATTTAATAAACTCTAAAAAAAAGAATTTATTAAAAGACTTTTTTTATGTAGGGTTACTTAAAACACCTCTGAGAAACATTTCAATGGCCTCTGTCATGTAGTATTCAGCCTTATCCTTTTTTGTCTCCAAAAATTCATCTGCAAGATAATTCGTCATAAAATAAAAATGTAAAACGCTTCCTAACAGTACATTAGCGCAATCAGGCTTAACATCTGACCGGATTTGCCCATTATTAATTCCTTCTTGAATACACTCCGTTAAGAAATCATGATTACGTAGAATAGCCGGCTTTACAATACTTTCATAGCAATTCGTAGAGTTTATGATTTCACCATAAATTAGACGATGATTATAAGGATAGAATTTATGTAACTTTACAAATTTTTGTGAAAAACGTCTGATTTTTTCGATGGGACAGCGTTCTTCATTACGAATTGAAACTATTATATTATCTACTAATTCAAACTGAGCTTCCAGTATAGCAGCATAAAGCTTCTCTTTTCCACCAAAATAATATGAAATCAGAGCAATATTTACTTCGGCAGCCTCTGCAAGTTCTTTTACAGATACTGCAGCAAATCCTTTTTGTGCGAACAAAGGAGCTGCTGCAGTCATTATTTTATGAACTGCTGGCTTATCTGTCATTATTTCCTTTTTCACTTTTTCCCCCATATTCTTCAACTTCAATCCATATTAAATGATCATTTAATATGGATTATACTTCCTATTCATAAATTTGTCTAGTTAGAAAGTGAATAAAGATAAGCCATCCAACTCGATTGTGCAGAAATCTGATGGCAATGTCCTTGATTTATCTCCAGACCGCTGACCTTTGCATTCATTACATTATCAGGTAGTTAGATTTTTTCATACACGCCATGAAAAGCCATAAGCCGATTAGCCTAACGCATAATTATACGTTGGACTAATCGGCTTTGTTTACGTGATTGTGTCCTCTTTTACCAGAGTCCGAGCACCTTCCACCATGCACCGCCGATTCCGAGCCAGATAATTACATTAACTGTAGTAAGTATAAACCCGAGCCGCCACCAGTCAGCCTGTGTTACATATCCAGCTCCGAAAAGAATCGGACCTGCCGCACCACTGTAATGTGTCAACGGTATCATAACATTGGATAAAAATGCAAAAGCTAATGCCGCGAGAATCGGAGGCACTCCTGCGCCAACAGCAATTGCAAGAAACGCTGCATACATAGCGCTAATATGTGCAGTAACACTAGCGAAACCATAATGACTATACACATAAATCACAATCAGTATCGCAAATGCCATAATCCAGGACAATCCCGATGCAGCAATTACCGTTCCTGCCGATTTAGCAATCCATCCAATAAAGCCTGACTTGGCAAGTTCAGTTGCTAAAGCAACAAGAGATCCCATCCAAAATAGCGTATCCCATGCTCCCTTTTCACTGATTACATCTTCCCAGGAAAGAGCCTGGCAAATAACCATTATACAAACAGCGCTCATAGCTACAACAGTCGCATCAATACGGGTAATGCCCGATGTCGCCCACATAATCATTGCACCTATAAATACAAAAGCTACCACCTTTTCTATTTTCGCCATGGGACCCATAGCTTTTAATTCCTCAATCGCTATTCTTTTTGCATCTGGCATTGCCGTAATTTCCGGGGGATACAATTTATAGAGAATGTATGGAATTAATAACAGTGAAACAATTCCGGGAACAATGGCTGCCAAAGCCCATGAAGCCCAGGTAAGCTGTACACCAATTGTGTGAGAAGCAAGTTCGACAGCAAGTGGATTGCCTGCCATAGCGGTCATAAACATTGCGCAAGTAATCGCATTAGCATGATACTCAACCTGCATGATATAGGAACCAAATCTTCGTGCTGTCGGTCCTGGTTCTGATCCAAGAGCAGAAGATAAGCTCTTAATG
Proteins encoded in this window:
- the pruA gene encoding L-glutamate gamma-semialdehyde dehydrogenase, whose product is MNNAYFQVSLPKNEPVKTYMPGSPEREALKAELERQLANPIEIPMIIAGKEVRSENKEKMICPHDHKKELGEYCIAGEKELLMAIEAAEGAKEEWENMPWEHRATIFLKAADLLTGKYRAKIAASCMLVQSKNAYQSEIDIICELADFLRFNPYYVQEIYKQQPNSTDGVWNRVEYRALDGFVAAITPFNFTSIGGNLSTAPAMVGNTVLWKPSSTAVLSNYYIMQILMEAGLPAGVINFVPSRGVDFGNVVISHPKMAGVHFTGSTNVFNGIWKQVGENLNKYVTYPRLVGETGGKDFIFAHESADIESLACAIVLGAFEYQGQKCSAASRAYIPESLWSKLKGRLEEEIGKIKMGDVCDFTNLMNAVIDQKSFKNCQSYLSYAKESKDAEIIIGGGSDDSAGYFVEPTVIVAKTPAFKTMVEEIFGPIITIYVYPNDKLDEALKDCDTATPYGLTGAVFAQDRAAIIKMAKALDHAAGNFYINDKPTGAVVGQQPFGGSRGSGTNDKAGSAINLYRWMSQRAIKETLVPRTVVNYPYMVTE
- a CDS encoding PTS lactose/cellobiose transporter subunit IIA — its product is MEHIAFTLILHAGNARSYCFEALSFARSGKHKEAFECLKESTKELQKAHTLQTNLLQTEAKGEKQEMNLLVAHAQDHLMNALLARDLIKEMIGMIQEGSS
- a CDS encoding efflux RND transporter permease subunit yields the protein MKNFNLTEWSLNHKQFIYFFIVLFFIMGVVSYNKLGRMEDPDFTIKQMIVQVSWPGATARQMEEQVTDKIEKKLQDLPGLDYVKSYSTPGQTITYVFLKDTVLKKDVRSTWLEARNMINDMKSTLPEGALAPNFNDRFDEVYGVVYTLTGDGYTYEEMRQKAERIRRLLLDIPSVKKIVLLGVQTEKIYIEIENNKLSQLGIDPSIIASTLQTQNAMTASGMFETASDNVYLRVTGMFEDVEAIRNVPIQANGSTFRLGDIAKISRSYAEPSDPKMFYNGQPAIGISLAMEPGGNILTLGKNLENAIEQIKKELPVGLELNQTVNQPKIVETSIDEFVKSLGEAVAIVLIVSFLSLGVRSGVIVALCIPLVIAAVFTFMNFMGIDLQKISLGALIIALGLLVDDAIITIEMMSVKLEQGWTRFNAACYAYTATAYPRLTGALVTCAGFVPVGFARGSAAEYCGSIFTVVVLALLLSWVAAGTVTPLLGYLFIKMESAGAEGKEHNIYDTKFYRYFKRILIWCLNHKKQVLLGTVACFLGAVLAMSLIKQEFFPASTRPELIVQMKLQEGASLKATEEIAEEFAKRIEGDPAIDYYTYHVGEGAPRFVLSFEPTFNKTNFAEFIIVAKDAKAREALSQKVNTILNEKMTNVRGHMKVIANGPSADYPVMIRVRGYDPEKVRVIAQKMRDTMAAHPGVRNINFNWDEKSKVIHFEIDQDKARKLGVDTQSLASSLQTQLSGASIADFRVEDRTISMVFKGAPQDRNDISRIKDLNVHIGNGRYIPVDQIAKISYDAEDGLFWRRGLKSMVIVQAEVNPGFMGNDVTQEVYDTLKELRADLPFGYTIEVDGALEDSIKAAKFISEPVPMMVGAIMILLMIQLQNIPKMILTLLTAPLGIIGVVLGLLLTGHPIGFVVQLGILSLSGIIMRNSVILIDQIEQLVSNGESLWDAVIDATVIRCRPILLTAAAAILAMIPLFSSVFWGPMAVAIAAGLFVATILTLLVLPTMYAAWYKVHMGMPRNKDNEVNFSE
- a CDS encoding efflux RND transporter periplasmic adaptor subunit, whose translation is MQKFSKKKLYYGLAAGVVLAAVAAGIMIKGHSKSAVVMEEVALVRTAVVENAGAAQNYIYSGEVKGRFESQLAFQVGGKIIKRHVQLGSVVNAGDVLMEIDAKDVKQTVNSNAAQVYSAESQVKLAENNLNRYQKLYEGGAISAAQLDQYKSAYDVAAASLRQASAQYAQGSNQLDYSVLYADKAGVISSITAEAGQVVAAGQSVVTIVQDGEREVEISVPENRIDEFRNMGQLNVSFWALPAVSVDAAVREIAPMADAVSRTYKVRVSLLNPPQEVKLGMTSTVTAANGGNQQAAVYIPLTAIYQNSDVPGVWVLHNESVTLRHIKIGAFGDGKVQVLEGLQNGDVIITAGVHKLKEGQKVRISGDTL
- a CDS encoding TetR/AcrR family transcriptional regulator; protein product: MKKEIMTDKPAVHKIMTAAAPLFAQKGFAAVSVKELAEAAEVNIALISYYFGGKEKLYAAILEAQFELVDNIIVSIRNEERCPIEKIRRFSQKFVKLHKFYPYNHRLIYGEIINSTNCYESIVKPAILRNHDFLTECIQEGINNGQIRSDVKPDCANVLLGSVLHFYFMTNYLADEFLETKKDKAEYYMTEAIEMFLRGVLSNPT
- a CDS encoding anion permease, with product MRNGLLVIAVGAVIWFMPVPAGLKAEAWHLFAIFVATILGYILQPLPIGAIAFIAVTFTALSGTLKLGAALSGYSNGTMWLIVSAFLFARGFIKSGLGRRIAFVIIKMIGKSSLTLGYAITLSDFVISPATPSSAARAGGIIFPIIKSLSSALGSEPGPTARRFGSYIMQVEYHANAITCAMFMTAMAGNPLAVELASHTIGVQLTWASWALAAIVPGIVSLLLIPYILYKLYPPEITAMPDAKRIAIEELKAMGPMAKIEKVVAFVFIGAMIMWATSGITRIDATVVAMSAVCIMVICQALSWEDVISEKGAWDTLFWMGSLVALATELAKSGFIGWIAKSAGTVIAASGLSWIMAFAILIVIYVYSHYGFASVTAHISAMYAAFLAIAVGAGVPPILAALAFAFLSNVMIPLTHYSGAAGPILFGAGYVTQADWWRLGFILTTVNVIIWLGIGGAWWKVLGLW